From Rissa tridactyla isolate bRisTri1 chromosome 10, bRisTri1.patW.cur.20221130, whole genome shotgun sequence:
tatccCAGCAAATAAATTTTAGAATGAAGTGACGGTGTGAACTAAAAAACAGCTGTGAAGACTtcatatttgtttgtttatttatttctcctttcaacATTTTATGTAACcttgcaaaagcattttcttgtttttaaagctcAGGACGTTGGAATAttactgttttataaatgctTGTAGAATTCTTTTAACTTCAGAGTGATTTCTTCCTGAGTAAAATAAGGTACATTAAGCCTCTTATGTCCGAGTATGCTTAGAATTGAGGAAAATGACCCAACACCCTCCACTGCTTACATCTTTGAGTGCCGGTGTTTACTATTGAACTAGTTATCAGAAGCTAAACAACAAGCTTTAGGCAAAGCTTAAACGTTGCagaatttcagttatttttttcacctgctcTTGGTGGTGAACGTTTTATATTTGGAAAGAAGTTCATTTTTGTCTGATGATATAATGaggacttttccttttctttgaaggGCTATTTTGGAAAAGGTATCCTTTCAAGAAGTCGACCAGTGTACAGCATTTCGGATCCTTCACTGGTTACAAAGTGGCAAGGTAAATTGTGCCTACTTGTACTTCTATCACTATTGTAATAGTACTTTTAACCTTTCTTCACTTATTGAAGAAGTATGtttataaacacacagaaaaataatctctCTATTGGGTCAGATCAaggatctctctctctccctctattTGATGATGGCCAGTATAAGATACCtaggaaaaatacaaaaccagaagataTATGTCAGTAGCTCCTTAGTGCATTCTCCTGGCCTTCACTGATTACTTGTTTAGGAAGCCTGTAAGTAAAGGTATCATCCTTGGacttttcttcataaaaatgtccatttttttcagttttaatatgTAGATTTTAGTGTCCATGAAATGTCGAGGCAAGGATATGTGAAATTTTTAATCTGCTTATAGCCAGTTACCTCTGGTCTGCTCTTGGTTGTTTGTAGAAAGACTGTCATTCTTTATTCATCTTTTCCATGACAGTTAAGTCTCAGTAGACATTGCTGGATTTTATTATATCTCTCTGTAATTGTCTTTTTATGGGCTGGAGAAAAATAGTGTATTTAGTTGTTCCTCTTGTGCAGGCAGTtacttctgttccttttctgGTTCTGCCATGTCCTTCTTGAATACAAGTGGAACCAAAACGGCAGAGAGTATTGAAGATGGGGGTAATTACGAGGCTGCAGATAACCTCAGTGATCAGAatcacattaaaatatttttatattgatgaaataatgtatgtttttttctttatacaggTGCTAACATAAACATGCCTATAATTACATCCAAAAAGTAAgttaatttacattaatttattcTTGGTTTTTTTATCAAACAGattattctattttatattttatcttaCTCAATTTTAGATTCTTGTCTGTATAAATGCTGATGACTggcttctatttattttctttgtacttaATTACATCACATTATGTGATGTACATCATGTGTACATCACATTAGGAAAACTAGAAATAGAGTAGGTGATATTCAACATGGTTTTTCATGTAAGCTTGCAGGTATGAGTTGCTGAATAGAAGCCAAGATTGAGTGCATGCATAGTAGCATGGGTAATTAATTCATAATAATATCAAGCATAATAAACTTTCTcagctgaggaggagaaagagaagtttcTGGGGCaggctattttaaaataactcttccATTTCCTTATTGAATTATTACAATGTGGGCTGAAGCGGCTCTTGAACTTGTataatacagaaatgttttactttttttttttcatagtttctgTTAACATTGCTAGTTTGTACATTTATCAAAACAGATAAATTTGTTTTGTTCCACTTAAATAGTATATGAACTAACTGTAAGAGTGTGCAAGTTAGtaattctgtttgctttaatCTTATGATAATGctaaaaattttactttatttaagtTTAAAAGTTACACACCTTCAGTCCTCAACTATAGGTAAGACAAACAGTACCAGTATTACTACTGCTGCTACTACAGTTACTACTACGTGCAGAAGCACTTGTCGTTCTTATTAGTCTCCTTTGTGACTGCTTTATGTGCCAGCAAATACAGCTGAGCATCAATGAAAGTGTAATTACAGTGGTGCAGAAAATGCACCATGATCTGTCTCAGTAGAGATCCGTGAGTGTAAATTATATGGTAATTAAATCATAGGACAAAGAGGAGTATTTCTTTATAACAAAAAGTACAGCACTGAATTATATAGCTTTAGTATGAGACTTCAGAGGGACTTACATTTTGTGTTGACacataaaatttgcatttaattgtCTTTGTAGTTCTTCATTACCTGGTCTGTAATTGCTGTGTTAGGATTTTGCTTTGGGAAATAAAGAATATTGTTCTAAAGTTGTCCAGGTTTGAATAAGGACAGCTGCGCTCATCTACCTGTAACTTCCCAGAATGCAGATTAATGTCTTCAACTGGGTATTCATGTTATTTCTCCTTGGAAGATAATTGAAAGGGCACTAAAAACTCCATCATAATTGAAAAACATTAGAAGTATTTGCAGCTTTCAGCTAGTATCTTGCTGATAGGATTATTGTTATTTCTCAGGGATGTGAGGGGTTTTGCTATGCTGTTGCTGTTTCAAAGATAGTTAAAACCGAGTTTTGAAGATACTATTCTCAGGAGTTAGCTGTATAATAGATGAAACGTGTGAGAGCTCTAAATGCAAAGTCGTCTTGTGTATTTTAATCATGCAAGCTCTGACACCAAGATATTTTTGCAGGGAAGTCACACTTAAGGCTTCAGGGGAAGGAGGAATTTTTCGCCTGGTGAAGTTCTTGCTTCTTGAAACTGTATAGCAGTAGTTGTCAGTGCGTGGTTCTTCTGCAACATTTGGTAACAGTGCTTGTTGCcacagaaatttaaatttaaaaggcaaaaggaagTAAAGAAGGCAGCAGAATCTTGATGTTCAGTAATGCCATCTGCAGCTTCCTGGTGACTGGAGTCCTATTATGTTGTGCATGTTGTATTTTGCAAAGCAGTTATGGGGGCGTGTGTTCAGATTTGTTTTGAGAATTGTgctgaatcttcttttttttttttttttaagatgcttgttTTTAGGATGTTAATTAAAGCATGTAATGCCCTAGAacttctaatttattttacttgtttacTAGGTACCAGTGTCATGTTCAGTGGGCTAAAAGTATTTTGCAAGAGCAAGGATTTGATGACTGCTCGATTACCAAAATTCTTGAAAATTACACTAAACCTCTTGAGCTGCCATTTTTGGAAGAGGATGGGGCCGAACAAACCAGTAATAGTTGCAACAGAATGGgcccaaatacagaaaatacagaactttGCAGGCAATCTTCTACAGATACTGGAAACGCAGTAGCCCTAAGTTGTGAGAATTGGAACGAAGGCTACAAGAAAGCCTGTTTGGAAGGAGATCCAGCGTTTTATCCTGTGGCTGTATGTGGCTCTAAAGAACAGGAACAAAGTGACTTGAAAGAGATAGCTGAAGTTTCATGCCAGAAGCATGGTTTTCTCATGCAGTGTGGCTGCAAGGCAAAGGAGAACACTGAGCAAAGATCTTCTGAGGCGATAAAGTCAAAAGAATGTGCTCCAGAATATGTATTGGtgcaagaggaagaagaaggtgaCTTATGTCCTGAAGATGATTCTGCTCATGTGCAAGAAAATGTAAGGAACAGAGTATCCTAATGTTTTAGAAAAATCGTATCATCAGTGCTGTTTtcagaattcagtattttttccagtttaaagttGTAGTAACGCAGTAAATTTTTCTTGTAGCTTGTCAAGAAGGAAAAACTAGTATGCAGAAGAAATCCATTTAGGATTTTTGAGTATTTACAACTCACCTTGGAAGAGGTATGTTTCAAATATGGTACAAGTTGTTCTACTTTTAAtctgaaaagtaaatattaatCTATGTTACAACTTAATTTAATACCTATTTCCGAAGTACAGGCTTCTCCCGTGTCTCCTAAGTAATTTAGACATAGATAGTAATAAGACATAGATTGGCTTAGTCATTCTACTTATTTTTAATAACCTGTGATAATACAtgatacagtaaaaaaaaatatgtagggTCCAATCCCATTTACTTTAGATGGATAATCCCACTGCCCAAGAGACCAGTGATAGGACTTAAGTGTAGAAATACGAAAAATATAACATTTATAAAAATCCTGCTTCAATTGTTCTGCTTCTAAGTATATTAATGTGTGTTAGTTTTAACGCAGTGCCTTCAGGATTCTACAGCACAtgcatagacttttttttttaatttttttttgtagtgctGTGTCTATTGAAATGTAAAGGTCATGAAGACAAATCTCAAACTTTCAGGCAACTTGTTTGTCTGTCTGACATTAGGattcttttataaaattaattacagCCTTTGTTCTTGCATGGAATACAAACTACAGGAAGAGTCTAGCTATCAGTTAAacttattctgtttattttttcaggcttttttcttggTGTATGCTCTGGGATGTTTAAGTATTTATTATGGTGAGGTAAGAGATTTGATTAATTTTG
This genomic window contains:
- the TSEN2 gene encoding tRNA-splicing endonuclease subunit Sen2; translation: MAEAVFHPPRRKRRVFESYESPFPVDVGGKDFRICQAEIINNNVIVRNPEDIEQLYNKGYFGKGILSRSRPVYSISDPSLVTKWQGANINMPIITSKKYQCHVQWAKSILQEQGFDDCSITKILENYTKPLELPFLEEDGAEQTSNSCNRMGPNTENTELCRQSSTDTGNAVALSCENWNEGYKKACLEGDPAFYPVAVCGSKEQEQSDLKEIAEVSCQKHGFLMQCGCKAKENTEQRSSEAIKSKECAPEYVLVQEEEEGDLCPEDDSAHVQENLVKKEKLVCRRNPFRIFEYLQLTLEEAFFLVYALGCLSIYYGEEPLTILKLWEIFSEVKPNFKTTYMAYHYFRSKGWVPKVGLKYGTDLLLYRKGPPFYHASYSVIAELVDDNFEGPLRRPLSWKSLSGLNRTTVNASKELMLCYLIRPSDMSEKEMSTPECMKKIKVQELIVSRWVSSRERSEQDEF